From one Anaerococcus prevotii DSM 20548 genomic stretch:
- the nusB gene encoding transcription antitermination factor NusB encodes MNRVEQREWVFKLIYQDSISKIEDIDKALEELDLTDEDFVRKSISSFLNNFSSIDEKLTSNLDSKRKRLSKVLRSILYLSINEMYFMDIPVSVSINEAVNLAKKYSDEDDYKLVNSILGSIVRKDGK; translated from the coding sequence ATGAATAGGGTTGAACAAAGAGAGTGGGTTTTTAAACTCATCTACCAAGACAGTATTAGTAAAATTGAAGATATAGATAAGGCTCTTGAAGAATTAGACCTTACCGATGAAGATTTTGTAAGAAAGTCTATATCATCTTTTCTAAATAATTTCTCTAGCATTGATGAAAAGCTTACTTCTAATCTTGACAGCAAACGCAAGAGACTATCCAAGGTACTAAGATCGATTTTATACCTAAGCATTAACGAGATGTATTTTATGGATATACCAGTATCAGTTTCAATCAACGAAGCAGTAAATCTAGCTAAGAAGTACTCAGATGAAGATGATTATAAGCTAGTAAATTCTATCTTAGGGTCAATCGTTAGAAAAGATGGAAAATGA
- a CDS encoding Asp23/Gls24 family envelope stress response protein, with the protein MSGSFINGSVKIADEILDQIAVAAASDVYGVYCEDNQDKSFRLHKRNSKSKVKKHGENLHFTLDVNFDRNINVRKTVKKIQENVKNIVENMTGISVTRVDVNVGNLEI; encoded by the coding sequence ATGTCAGGAAGTTTCATAAACGGATCAGTCAAAATAGCAGACGAAATCCTTGATCAAATAGCAGTTGCAGCAGCAAGTGATGTCTATGGTGTATACTGTGAGGACAATCAAGATAAGTCTTTTAGACTCCACAAGAGAAATTCTAAAAGCAAAGTAAAAAAACACGGGGAAAACCTACATTTCACTCTAGATGTTAACTTTGATAGAAATATTAATGTGAGAAAGACAGTTAAGAAAATACAAGAAAATGTTAAAAATATAGTTGAGAATATGACAGGTATTTCTGTAACTAGAGTCGATGTCAATGTCGGTAATTTAGAAATATAA
- the efp gene encoding elongation factor P produces MISANDLRKGVTFVYDNDVYQIVDFQHVKPGKGAAFVRAKIRSVMNGGAKDVTFNPNEKFEQAVISTKEMSYLYNDGQLYYFMDPETFEQIGIEYEAVKDAIIYVKENEPVQIKFYEGKPFQIEAPNFVELKVEETEPAIKGDTATNVTKPATVETGAVIQVPVFVNEGDVIKIDTRTGDYLSRV; encoded by the coding sequence ATGATTTCAGCAAATGATTTAAGAAAAGGCGTAACTTTTGTATATGATAATGATGTTTATCAAATAGTTGATTTTCAACACGTTAAACCAGGTAAGGGAGCAGCTTTCGTTCGTGCTAAGATTAGATCTGTAATGAATGGTGGGGCTAAGGATGTAACCTTTAACCCAAATGAAAAGTTCGAACAAGCTGTAATATCAACTAAAGAAATGTCATATTTATACAATGATGGCCAACTTTATTACTTTATGGACCCAGAAACATTTGAACAAATCGGTATTGAATATGAAGCGGTTAAAGATGCGATTATTTATGTAAAAGAAAATGAACCAGTTCAAATTAAATTCTATGAAGGTAAACCATTTCAAATCGAAGCACCAAACTTTGTTGAACTTAAGGTAGAAGAAACAGAGCCAGCCATCAAAGGTGATACAGCTACAAATGTCACAAAACCAGCAACAGTTGAGACAGGGGCAGTTATACAAGTTCCAGTTTTCGTAAATGAAGGTGACGTAATCAAAATTGATACTAGAACTGGAGACTACCTATCAAGAGTATAA
- a CDS encoding tRNA(Met) cytidine acetate ligase gives MKKLAIISEFNPFHNGHKYLINKAKEITKTDLAISLMSGDFVQRGEASLIDKYSRADAALDNGFDLVIEMPNFISLQSAEFFSYKSIELLNKLKIDYLAFGIENLDSEEFLDISARLIKDNDRLEELTKYYIDKKYSFTEAKYLALKDFLGREDFISSNNILALEYMISISKINPNIMAIPIRRLGANNQDLDIKDEKYASSTSIRRNLSGNIEKLMPSSSYQKLKSFQKNYGLANKENLFEIFKYKFMIEESQMQDSLCYEEGLDNYFKTLLKDSPTYDEFIELAVSKRNTMARIKRLMLNYILNNKKSLNDLDYNFVKVLAFNEKATKLFRDIKKELKIVIRKSDIEALDHDDLLVYENMLRASNLYSLLIDRQFNTDFTRKISIKKTYEAN, from the coding sequence ATGAAAAAACTTGCAATTATTTCTGAATTTAATCCATTTCACAATGGACACAAATATTTAATAAACAAGGCAAAGGAAATTACAAAAACAGACTTAGCTATTAGCTTAATGAGCGGTGATTTCGTTCAAAGAGGTGAAGCGAGTCTTATAGATAAGTATTCTAGAGCTGACGCTGCCTTAGATAATGGCTTCGACCTTGTTATAGAGATGCCTAACTTTATATCTCTGCAATCAGCGGAGTTTTTCTCCTACAAATCCATCGAACTTTTAAACAAATTAAAGATAGACTATCTTGCTTTTGGAATAGAGAATTTAGATAGTGAAGAATTTCTTGATATTTCAGCTAGGTTAATAAAAGATAATGATAGATTGGAAGAATTAACTAAATATTATATTGATAAAAAATATTCATTTACTGAAGCAAAGTACCTTGCTCTCAAAGACTTCCTAGGAAGAGAGGATTTTATAAGTTCTAACAATATCCTTGCCCTCGAGTATATGATATCAATTAGTAAAATCAACCCAAATATTATGGCAATTCCTATTAGAAGGCTTGGAGCAAATAACCAAGACCTAGATATAAAAGATGAAAAGTATGCCTCATCTACATCAATAAGAAGGAATCTTTCTGGAAATATAGAAAAACTTATGCCTTCCTCTTCCTATCAAAAATTAAAATCTTTTCAAAAAAATTATGGGCTAGCCAATAAGGAGAATCTTTTTGAGATTTTCAAATATAAATTTATGATTGAAGAAAGTCAAATGCAAGATTCCTTGTGCTATGAGGAGGGTCTAGATAATTATTTCAAGACCTTGTTAAAAGATTCGCCCACCTACGATGAATTTATTGAACTTGCTGTATCAAAGCGTAATACAATGGCGAGGATTAAGAGATTAATGTTAAACTATATACTAAATAATAAAAAATCTCTTAATGATCTTGATTATAATTTTGTTAAAGTTCTTGCTTTTAATGAGAAAGCTACAAAACTTTTTAGAGATATTAAAAAAGAATTGAAAATTGTTATAAGAAAGTCTGATATAGAAGCATTAGACCACGACGATCTTCTTGTGTACGAAAACATGCTAAGGGCAAGCAACCTCTACTCACTCCTAATAGATAGACAGTTTAATACAGACTTCACTAGAAAAATTTCTATTAAAAAAACCTATGAGGCCAATTAG
- the coaD gene encoding pantetheine-phosphate adenylyltransferase, with protein MKVIYPGSFDPLTLGHIDIIKRLSKMFDEVVVAVLINEHKKSVFSLEEREEIIKEQMIKDGIENVSISSFDGLLVNFAKENDIKIVARGLREVTDYEYEKNIAMFNSKLMDGLETIFLLSNPNYSFISSSGVREVATFKGDVSSFVSKEVEERIKVKFEY; from the coding sequence ATGAAAGTTATTTATCCAGGTAGCTTCGACCCATTGACTCTTGGGCATATTGATATAATCAAGAGACTTTCCAAGATGTTCGATGAAGTTGTCGTAGCTGTATTAATTAATGAACATAAAAAATCTGTCTTTTCTCTGGAAGAAAGAGAAGAAATCATTAAAGAGCAAATGATTAAAGATGGAATCGAAAATGTAAGTATATCATCTTTTGATGGCTTATTGGTTAATTTTGCAAAAGAAAATGACATCAAGATAGTTGCAAGGGGCTTAAGAGAAGTAACTGACTATGAGTATGAGAAAAATATAGCTATGTTTAATTCAAAGCTTATGGACGGTCTAGAGACTATATTTCTTCTAAGCAATCCTAACTATTCTTTTATAAGCTCAAGTGGAGTTAGGGAAGTAGCAACATTTAAGGGAGATGTATCCTCTTTTGTAAGTAAAGAAGTCGAAGAAAGAATTAAAGTGAAGTTTGAATATTAG
- the rsmD gene encoding 16S rRNA (guanine(966)-N(2))-methyltransferase RsmD: MRVVAGKYKGFILQSPKSNTSRPTDNKVKEAIFDMLYPFRNNFSALDLFSGTGQMGIEFLSRGAREVTFNERNSSTFSILNKNIEKVKASNVSVDRLDFKKALKKYRDCGSSFDYIFLDPPYEGDLVKQSVKLILEYELLTNEGIIITESDKELDFSDMRELTLIKEKSYGRKQVNIYKANESYLSR; the protein is encoded by the coding sequence ATGAGAGTAGTAGCAGGAAAATACAAGGGATTCATTTTACAATCTCCAAAGTCAAATACGTCTAGGCCTACTGATAATAAAGTAAAAGAAGCTATATTTGATATGCTCTATCCATTTAGGAATAACTTCTCTGCCTTGGACCTATTTTCTGGAACTGGACAGATGGGAATAGAGTTTCTATCAAGAGGAGCTCGTGAAGTAACATTTAACGAAAGAAACTCCTCTACTTTTTCTATCCTAAATAAAAATATAGAGAAAGTTAAGGCTTCTAATGTAAGTGTAGATAGGCTGGATTTTAAAAAAGCTTTGAAAAAATATAGGGATTGTGGGTCTAGCTTTGACTACATATTTCTAGACCCTCCCTATGAGGGCGATTTAGTAAAGCAATCTGTTAAGCTAATATTAGAATATGAATTATTAACCAATGAAGGTATAATAATAACAGAATCTGATAAAGAATTAGATTTTTCTGATATGAGAGAATTAACCCTTATTAAGGAAAAATCTTATGGAAGGAAACAAGTAAACATATACAAAGCAAATGAAAGTTATTTATCCAGGTAG